From Amycolatopsis sp. YIM 10, the proteins below share one genomic window:
- a CDS encoding EF-hand domain-containing protein, whose product MSTEFQRRKIAGVFNAMDANSDGLLEETDFEALTARWLAVRDRDPERDALLRTIMMGWWSTLLNTSDLNRDNKVTLDEVLLVVDRLGSMADVVAGTARAMFEAIDENGDGEIAADEYRRLIEAWSGERVDTDEVFPLLDSDGDGRISKAEFAQLWTEFWAGNDPEAPGTWVFGRFELPVGQSPQS is encoded by the coding sequence GTGTCGACCGAGTTCCAGAGACGCAAGATCGCCGGGGTGTTCAACGCGATGGACGCCAACTCCGACGGGCTGCTCGAAGAGACCGACTTCGAGGCGCTGACCGCGCGCTGGCTGGCCGTGCGCGACCGCGATCCCGAGCGCGACGCCCTGCTCAGGACCATCATGATGGGCTGGTGGTCCACCCTGCTGAACACCTCGGACCTCAACCGCGACAACAAGGTCACGCTGGACGAGGTGCTGCTCGTGGTGGACCGGCTCGGGTCGATGGCCGACGTGGTGGCAGGCACCGCGCGCGCCATGTTCGAGGCCATCGACGAGAACGGTGACGGGGAGATCGCCGCCGACGAGTACCGCCGGCTCATCGAGGCGTGGAGCGGGGAGCGCGTCGACACCGACGAGGTCTTCCCGCTGCTCGACTCCGACGGTGACGGGCGGATCTCCAAGGCGGAGTTCGCCCAGCTGTGGACCGAGTTCTGGGCCGGGAACGATCCGGAGGCCCCGGGGACCTGGGTGTTCGGCCGGTTCGAGCTACCGGTCGGCCAGAGCCCGCAGTCCTAG
- a CDS encoding KGGVGR-motif variant AAA ATPase, giving the protein MPGTVVTLYSFKGGVGRSFTLANIAVLLARWGHRVLCVDWDLEAPGLPDYFRPLLREEPAGGVIDLVDDFLADTIRPGSHVTPLTAEGTLDFIAAGRDDVDYAPRLQAIDWESLYEQGFGDYLEQCRERWTADYDYVLLDSRTGISDIGGICTAHLPDQLVVLYTANMQSLRGALDIAQRANAARDRLPFDRPRLPVLPVLSRFDTREEYDRSEKWRETAVQLTEGLFSDWLHRAVPPEVMSRHLTLPYVSYWSFGEQLPVLFESSPGADQIGFALETLAAVIAHQLDRTDLLAENRDAYVASARTVQRDFLYDLRISTQRSTLDVAKELVGELELRGLSVGKSMSGDRSLLTKRDDDARHLCLIVDRKVSRWQEAEVELFLHRTLGQNRRLIPVLTEDAEPNALPGYLGNLRYLRLGRSRGPAEVARDLAGQLNGHTSLVDTGEVDLASVLRQVAQAQLRPVLWELVDEVVQDLVVAIGDGDAVRAKELAADLTMVIRPRAFTRDGGFRTASAATTREIAFALRVLEARAVDGRRD; this is encoded by the coding sequence ATGCCGGGCACAGTGGTCACCCTCTACTCGTTCAAGGGCGGTGTCGGCCGCAGTTTCACGCTGGCCAACATCGCGGTCCTGCTGGCCCGCTGGGGACATCGGGTGCTGTGCGTGGACTGGGACCTCGAAGCGCCCGGCCTGCCGGACTACTTCCGGCCGCTGCTGCGGGAAGAACCCGCCGGCGGCGTGATCGATCTGGTCGACGACTTTCTCGCGGACACCATCCGTCCCGGGAGCCATGTCACCCCGTTGACGGCGGAGGGAACGCTCGACTTCATCGCCGCCGGCCGCGACGACGTCGACTACGCGCCCCGGCTCCAGGCCATCGACTGGGAAAGCCTGTACGAGCAAGGCTTCGGTGACTACCTCGAGCAGTGCCGAGAGCGGTGGACCGCCGACTACGACTACGTCCTGCTCGACAGCCGCACCGGTATCTCCGACATCGGCGGCATCTGCACCGCGCACCTTCCGGACCAGCTGGTGGTGCTGTACACCGCGAACATGCAGAGCCTGCGCGGCGCGCTCGACATCGCGCAGCGGGCCAACGCGGCCCGCGACCGCCTGCCGTTCGACCGGCCCCGGCTGCCGGTGTTGCCCGTGCTGTCCCGGTTCGACACCCGCGAGGAATACGACCGCTCGGAGAAGTGGCGCGAGACCGCCGTCCAGCTGACCGAAGGCCTGTTCAGCGATTGGCTCCACCGTGCCGTTCCGCCCGAGGTGATGTCCCGGCATCTCACCCTGCCCTACGTCTCCTACTGGAGTTTCGGCGAGCAACTGCCGGTCCTGTTCGAGTCGAGTCCCGGCGCCGACCAGATCGGCTTCGCGTTGGAGACGCTGGCGGCGGTCATCGCGCACCAGCTCGACCGCACCGACCTGCTGGCGGAGAACCGCGACGCCTATGTCGCATCCGCACGCACGGTGCAGCGCGACTTCCTCTACGACCTGAGGATCAGTACCCAGCGGTCCACTTTGGACGTTGCGAAGGAACTGGTCGGCGAGCTGGAACTGCGGGGGTTGAGCGTCGGCAAGTCCATGTCGGGTGACCGGTCGCTGCTGACCAAGAGGGACGACGACGCCCGGCACCTGTGCCTGATCGTCGACCGGAAGGTGAGCCGCTGGCAGGAGGCCGAGGTCGAACTGTTCCTGCACCGGACGCTGGGGCAGAACCGGCGGCTCATCCCCGTGCTCACCGAGGACGCGGAGCCCAACGCGCTGCCGGGCTACCTCGGCAACCTGCGGTACCTGCGGCTGGGGCGGTCCCGCGGCCCAGCCGAGGTGGCGCGCGACCTGGCAGGTCAGCTCAACGGCCACACCTCGCTCGTCGACACCGGCGAGGTCGACCTCGCGAGCGTGTTGCGGCAGGTGGCGCAAGCGCAACTTCGCCCGGTGCTGTGGGAACTGGTCGACGAAGTGGTCCAGGACCTGGTGGTCGCGATCGGTGACGGCGACGCGGTGCGGGCGAAGGAGCTCGCCGCCGACTTGACGATGGTCATCCGGCCACGTGCTTTCACGCGCGACGGCGGTTTCCGCACCGCGTCCGCGGCCACGACGAGAGAGATCGCCTTCGCGCTGCGGGTGCTCGAAGCACGCGCGGTCGACGGGCGTCGTGACTAG
- a CDS encoding ATP-binding protein codes for MDRLAVLSALHLDWADTPDHVWRDSPYHVDGLHTDVLAAVDVGIRNASASNGPSPIGLVLQGKKGVGKTHLLGLVRRHVHGARGYFFLNDLTTGDAFWDDTAQALRRGLLQRDESGVSQLVSFLRRVCLSASISGEVTGRILNGRGLTKNDVDEFLVGLRRLDRAAAVECADVARALVLYASDDTATSDVADYYLDGSDEYKPGERRKWGIRRSPKPPMDQVRDITRLLALTGPIVIGVDQLDTLIAYSAQREPDSGGEQVLVAQIADGLMRLREVTHRTMTVLMCLPNTWMHIKDQAADTVPDRFRESLTLGRVPTADLGRALVEKRLGVAYQAVGFTPPHPTWPIAASAFEGEWDQWTPRELLQRIGAHIDGCLRAGVVTELASFDSQAPVSPRSVPVPDRFAELDEKFEKLHAEADPSRLLDPDTEDEVMPVLFSAALRGWITEVGNDDVEWNRPPQDEQGQLHARLTRTLDEASDLEEHWAFRSIAAPHPISVLHRLRKARSAIGLRPGAGNRHLILVRNSAWSKGAKTQAELAAFKAAGGKHLKLSDEDMRTFWALDKMFAESGADLHEWLVDRRPAGRSELLSAVLPEVSTEDRGNGSHPPPAGDEITLGTVVGTGEPVRLELSALRKHAAVFAGSGSGKTVLLRRIVEECALRGVSAIVLDPNNDLARLGDAWPSPPAGWGPDDASLAERYLADTDVVVWTPGRATGRPLAFQPLPDFEGVLNDEDEFGAAVEVAVATLAPQARLTGGTAKVKIGLAVLRQAVVHHARTGSRSLPALIALLEELPEGVSNLNGAPRIAADLAEVLKAAMVNDPLLAGTGTAVDPGSLLTPGPGKRARVSVISFVGLPAEEQRQNFVNQLQMELFAWIKRNPAGDRPLGALFVMDEAQTLAASGSLTASTRSTIVLASQARKYGLGLLFATQAPKGLHNQVTGNAMTQFFGRLNSPAQIAAANELARAKGSPVADISRLERAQFYVSGEAFGFRQVATPLCLTHHPSNPLRIEEVLNRARAEED; via the coding sequence ATGGACCGGCTGGCCGTGCTGTCGGCACTGCACCTCGACTGGGCCGACACCCCCGACCACGTGTGGCGTGATTCGCCGTACCACGTCGACGGCCTGCACACCGACGTGCTGGCGGCGGTCGACGTCGGCATCCGCAACGCCTCGGCCAGCAACGGTCCCAGCCCGATCGGGCTTGTGCTCCAGGGGAAGAAGGGTGTCGGCAAGACGCACTTGCTGGGGCTGGTCCGCCGTCACGTGCACGGCGCCCGCGGGTATTTCTTCCTCAACGACCTCACCACCGGGGACGCCTTCTGGGACGACACCGCGCAGGCACTGCGACGCGGTCTGCTGCAGCGGGACGAATCGGGTGTTTCGCAGTTGGTGAGCTTCCTCCGGCGGGTGTGCCTGAGCGCGAGCATCAGCGGTGAGGTGACCGGGCGGATCCTGAACGGGCGCGGGCTGACCAAGAACGACGTCGACGAGTTCCTCGTGGGCCTGCGCCGCCTGGACCGGGCGGCGGCCGTCGAATGCGCTGACGTGGCGCGAGCGCTGGTGCTCTACGCGAGCGACGACACGGCCACCAGCGACGTCGCCGACTACTACCTGGACGGCTCCGACGAGTACAAGCCGGGTGAGCGGCGGAAATGGGGTATCCGCCGCTCACCCAAACCGCCGATGGACCAGGTGCGGGACATCACCCGGCTGCTGGCGCTGACCGGGCCGATCGTGATCGGGGTCGACCAGCTCGACACGCTGATCGCGTACTCCGCGCAGCGCGAGCCGGACTCCGGCGGCGAGCAGGTGCTGGTGGCGCAGATCGCCGACGGTCTGATGCGGTTGCGCGAGGTGACTCACCGGACGATGACCGTGCTCATGTGCTTGCCCAACACCTGGATGCACATCAAGGACCAGGCAGCGGACACGGTGCCGGACCGGTTCCGCGAATCACTGACGCTCGGCCGGGTGCCGACCGCCGACCTCGGCCGCGCGCTGGTGGAGAAGCGGCTCGGCGTGGCGTACCAGGCGGTCGGGTTCACCCCGCCGCACCCGACCTGGCCGATCGCGGCGTCGGCGTTCGAAGGGGAGTGGGACCAGTGGACCCCGCGTGAGCTGCTGCAGCGGATCGGTGCGCATATCGACGGTTGCCTGCGTGCCGGGGTGGTCACCGAGCTGGCCTCGTTCGACAGCCAGGCGCCGGTTTCGCCGCGTTCCGTGCCGGTACCGGATCGCTTCGCCGAACTGGATGAGAAGTTCGAGAAGTTGCACGCTGAAGCCGATCCGTCGAGGTTGCTCGACCCGGACACCGAAGACGAAGTCATGCCGGTTCTGTTCTCGGCGGCGTTGCGGGGATGGATCACCGAGGTCGGCAACGACGACGTGGAATGGAATCGTCCTCCGCAGGACGAGCAGGGGCAGCTGCACGCGCGGCTCACCAGAACCCTCGACGAGGCCTCCGATCTGGAGGAGCACTGGGCTTTCCGGTCGATCGCCGCTCCGCATCCCATTTCCGTGCTGCACCGGTTGCGGAAGGCGCGCTCGGCCATCGGACTGCGGCCGGGTGCGGGCAACCGGCACCTGATCCTGGTCCGGAACTCGGCGTGGTCGAAGGGGGCGAAGACACAGGCGGAGCTGGCGGCGTTCAAAGCCGCGGGAGGCAAGCACCTCAAGCTTTCCGACGAGGACATGCGGACGTTCTGGGCGCTGGACAAGATGTTCGCCGAGAGCGGCGCCGATCTGCACGAGTGGCTGGTCGATCGGCGGCCTGCCGGGCGGTCGGAACTGCTTTCGGCCGTGTTGCCCGAAGTGTCCACTGAGGACCGCGGGAACGGCTCGCACCCGCCGCCCGCCGGGGACGAGATCACGCTGGGCACGGTCGTCGGGACCGGAGAACCGGTGCGGCTCGAACTTTCGGCCCTGCGTAAGCACGCGGCGGTGTTCGCCGGGTCGGGGTCGGGGAAAACCGTGCTGCTGCGGCGGATCGTGGAGGAGTGCGCGCTGCGCGGGGTGTCCGCGATCGTGCTCGACCCGAACAACGACCTCGCCCGCCTCGGCGACGCGTGGCCGAGCCCGCCCGCGGGCTGGGGACCGGACGACGCGTCGCTGGCCGAGCGGTACCTGGCGGACACGGACGTGGTCGTGTGGACACCCGGCCGGGCCACCGGCAGGCCGCTGGCCTTCCAGCCACTGCCGGATTTCGAAGGCGTGCTGAACGACGAGGACGAATTCGGTGCCGCGGTGGAGGTGGCCGTGGCGACGCTGGCACCGCAGGCGCGGCTCACCGGCGGCACGGCGAAGGTCAAAATCGGTCTCGCCGTGCTGCGGCAGGCGGTCGTGCACCACGCCCGTACCGGGTCGCGCAGCTTGCCCGCGCTGATCGCGCTGCTCGAGGAATTGCCGGAGGGGGTCAGCAATCTCAACGGCGCGCCGCGCATCGCCGCGGATCTGGCCGAGGTGCTCAAGGCCGCCATGGTGAACGACCCGCTGCTGGCGGGCACCGGCACGGCTGTCGACCCGGGCAGCCTGCTCACGCCGGGGCCGGGCAAGCGCGCCAGGGTGTCGGTGATCAGCTTCGTCGGCCTGCCGGCGGAGGAGCAGCGGCAGAACTTCGTCAACCAGCTGCAGATGGAGTTGTTCGCGTGGATCAAGCGGAACCCGGCTGGGGACCGGCCGCTCGGTGCGCTCTTCGTGATGGACGAGGCCCAGACGCTCGCCGCTTCCGGCAGCCTCACCGCGAGCACCCGCAGCACGATCGTGCTCGCTTCGCAGGCCAGGAAGTACGGACTGGGCCTGCTGTTCGCCACGCAGGCGCCGAAGGGCCTGCACAACCAGGTGACGGGCAACGCGATGACCCAGTTCTTCGGCAGGCTCAACAGCCCGGCGCAGATCGCCGCGGCCAACGAACTCGCACGCGCGAAGGGCAGCCCGGTCGCGGACATCTCGCGCCTGGAACGCGCCCAGTTCTACGTTTCGGGCGAGGCCTTCGGCTTCCGGCAGGTCGCGACGCCGCTGTGCCTGACCCACCACCCGTCGAACCCCCTGCGCATCGAGGAGGTGCTCAACCGCGCTCGAGCCGAGGAGGACTGA
- a CDS encoding DUF2631 domain-containing protein, with the protein MASKAVEKRANQVDPRDEPSAEWGWHGTFPKATRLAGWLSAAALLVMLIGNHRNAMEDIWLVAIAIGIVFALLLDLRKRRTAWRR; encoded by the coding sequence GTGGCGAGCAAGGCGGTCGAGAAGCGGGCGAACCAGGTCGACCCCCGCGACGAGCCGTCGGCCGAGTGGGGCTGGCACGGCACGTTCCCGAAGGCCACCCGGCTGGCCGGCTGGCTCAGCGCGGCCGCGCTGCTGGTGATGCTGATCGGCAACCACCGCAACGCGATGGAGGACATCTGGCTGGTCGCCATCGCGATCGGCATCGTCTTCGCGCTGCTGCTGGACCTGCGCAAGCGCCGCACGGCCTGGCGCCGCTAG
- the dxr gene encoding 1-deoxy-D-xylulose-5-phosphate reductoisomerase, translated as MTTSRSLLVLGSTGSIGTQALDVAERNPGMFRVAGLAAGGSDPALLAAQAIAHQAEAIAVIKPTAVEDLQLALYAEAQRRGYSRGEYRLPRIYAGADSVTELIASVPVDVVLNGMPGSQGLAPTLCALETGATLALANKESLIAGGPLVLAAAKPGQLVPVDSEHSALAQALRGGRAEEVSKLVLTASGGPFRGRPRAELEHVTVDQALAHPNWSMGPVVTINSATLVNKGLELIEAQLLFGVPYADIDVVVHPQSIVHSMVTFTDGSTLAQASPPDMRLPIALALNWPDRVPGAAPACDFTQAAAWTFEPLDNTAFPAVELARSAGMAGGCVPAVYNAANEEMVAAFRAQNARFTSIVDTVAQVVDAADDWRREPRDVEDVLAAEQWARARAAEINRAGGK; from the coding sequence ATGACTACTTCGCGCAGCCTCCTCGTGCTCGGTTCCACCGGTTCGATCGGCACCCAGGCCCTCGACGTCGCCGAGCGCAATCCCGGCATGTTCCGGGTGGCGGGCCTCGCCGCGGGCGGTTCCGACCCGGCACTGCTCGCCGCGCAGGCCATCGCCCACCAGGCCGAGGCCATCGCGGTGATCAAGCCGACCGCGGTGGAGGACCTGCAGCTCGCGCTGTACGCCGAAGCCCAGCGCCGCGGCTACTCGCGCGGTGAGTACCGCCTGCCGCGCATCTACGCCGGCGCCGATTCTGTGACCGAACTCATCGCGAGCGTCCCGGTCGACGTGGTGCTCAACGGCATGCCCGGCTCCCAGGGCCTCGCCCCGACGCTGTGCGCGCTGGAGACCGGCGCCACCCTGGCGCTGGCCAACAAGGAGTCGCTGATCGCGGGCGGCCCGCTGGTGCTCGCCGCGGCCAAGCCCGGCCAGCTGGTCCCGGTCGACTCCGAGCACTCGGCACTGGCGCAGGCCCTGCGCGGCGGCCGGGCCGAGGAGGTCTCGAAGCTGGTGCTGACCGCTTCCGGCGGTCCGTTCCGCGGCCGCCCGCGCGCCGAACTCGAGCACGTCACCGTGGACCAGGCGCTGGCGCACCCGAACTGGTCGATGGGCCCGGTGGTCACGATCAACTCGGCGACCCTGGTGAACAAGGGGCTGGAGCTGATCGAGGCACAGCTGCTGTTCGGCGTGCCCTACGCCGACATCGACGTGGTGGTGCACCCGCAGTCGATCGTGCACTCGATGGTCACCTTCACCGACGGTTCCACACTGGCCCAGGCCAGTCCGCCGGACATGCGGCTGCCGATCGCGCTGGCGCTGAACTGGCCGGACCGGGTGCCCGGCGCGGCGCCGGCCTGCGACTTCACCCAGGCCGCCGCGTGGACCTTCGAACCGCTGGACAACACCGCCTTCCCGGCGGTCGAGCTGGCCAGGAGCGCGGGCATGGCCGGTGGCTGCGTCCCGGCCGTCTACAACGCGGCGAACGAGGAGATGGTGGCGGCTTTCCGCGCGCAGAACGCTCGCTTCACCTCCATCGTGGACACTGTTGCCCAGGTGGTGGACGCCGCCGACGACTGGCGGCGCGAACCCCGCGACGTCGAAGACGTGCTAGCCGCGGAACAGTGGGCCCGTGCCCGCGCCGCGGAGATCAACCGGGCCGGAGGGAAGTAG
- a CDS encoding toll/interleukin-1 receptor domain-containing protein: MYEYDVFISYRRADHAVPAWVHTHFHPRLVELLDLHLSREARVFCDVNVGGGARWPDEVRKALLRTRILVPVCSPKYFYDEWCLAEWYTMAKREELAGTVRNLIYPVIFCDSKNFPDWAHERRMQDFRAWAKPYEHFQVSMDYLDFHTEVTRIAEELEELIELAPEWQADWPVVTPVPAQPPASRLPRF; encoded by the coding sequence GTGTACGAATACGACGTTTTCATCAGCTATCGGCGCGCGGATCACGCCGTGCCGGCGTGGGTGCACACGCACTTCCACCCCCGGTTGGTGGAGTTGCTGGACCTGCACCTGAGCCGCGAGGCGCGGGTGTTCTGCGACGTGAACGTCGGCGGCGGCGCGCGCTGGCCGGACGAGGTTCGAAAAGCGTTGCTGCGCACCCGGATCCTGGTCCCGGTGTGCTCGCCCAAGTACTTCTACGACGAGTGGTGCCTGGCGGAGTGGTACACGATGGCGAAGCGCGAGGAACTGGCGGGAACCGTGCGAAACCTGATCTACCCGGTCATTTTCTGCGACTCGAAGAACTTTCCCGACTGGGCCCACGAACGGCGCATGCAGGACTTCAGGGCCTGGGCCAAGCCCTACGAGCACTTCCAGGTGTCCATGGACTACCTCGACTTCCACACCGAAGTGACGCGGATCGCCGAGGAGCTGGAAGAACTCATCGAGCTGGCACCGGAGTGGCAGGCCGATTGGCCGGTGGTCACCCCGGTCCCCGCCCAGCCGCCCGCGTCCCGGCTGCCGAGGTTCTGA